One genomic segment of Nocardioides cavernaquae includes these proteins:
- a CDS encoding alpha/beta fold hydrolase, which yields MKFVLVHGAWHYGDLWAPVRAHLEAAGHEVHTPTAGGLGPDDDKHVDLRGAAQPIIDYIRERDLTDYVLIGHSWGGYLISRVAIEMPERLRRLVYFAAFVPEHGKSLVDELPPHLRGALQASADERGDGSVVLPFFVWRDGFFNDGSAEHAQQVYDVLRPQPYGAFTDPADMTGWDRVPNVFSYLAPYEDNDITQGEWGRHPRLSNRLGVFRLVGMPGSHEVLMTDPELTARKFIEAGRD from the coding sequence ATGAAGTTCGTACTCGTCCACGGAGCATGGCACTACGGCGACCTGTGGGCGCCGGTCCGCGCTCATCTTGAGGCAGCTGGCCATGAGGTGCACACGCCCACGGCTGGCGGACTCGGCCCCGACGACGACAAGCACGTCGACCTCCGCGGCGCTGCCCAGCCGATCATCGACTACATCCGTGAGCGTGACCTGACCGACTACGTGCTGATCGGGCACAGCTGGGGTGGCTACCTGATCTCGCGCGTCGCGATCGAGATGCCCGAGCGGCTCCGCCGCCTGGTCTACTTCGCTGCCTTCGTCCCCGAGCACGGCAAGTCTCTCGTCGACGAGCTGCCCCCGCACCTACGTGGAGCCCTCCAGGCCAGCGCAGACGAACGCGGTGACGGTTCGGTCGTGCTGCCGTTCTTCGTGTGGCGAGACGGCTTCTTCAACGACGGCAGCGCCGAGCACGCCCAGCAGGTCTACGACGTGCTGCGGCCGCAGCCGTACGGCGCGTTCACCGACCCGGCAGACATGACCGGCTGGGACCGGGTGCCGAACGTCTTCAGCTACCTCGCGCCGTACGAGGACAACGACATCACCCAAGGTGAGTGGGGCAGGCACCCCCGGCTCTCGAACCGGCTCGGTGTCTTCCGGCTGGTCGGTATGCCGGGCAGCCACGAGGTGTTGATGACCGATCCGGAGCTCACTGCGAGGAAGTTCATCGAGGCGGGACGCGACTGA
- a CDS encoding AraC family transcriptional regulator, whose product MSVALVADLVRRDGTSLLDSTDEVDAVVEACSTTLRPHRLQMKHRDGRLSARLHSLTSGAVALSRLNYGADVTISEIRPQQDEFILALPVAGHARFRYGSSTAVVSPGSMAVVGPYDGFTLEITREFDQVLVRLDRTRVESAAAFLAGSGELGPVHFDLAAGKVSPALTGLVQAALQVSADPAVERRPRLTFQLERLIIEATLLGCRNNLSAAMAGPSERISSDRVARAQDFMVANLADQFSLTAVARHCSVSLRSLQLGFRRELDMSPGEWLRNQRLDLAHAQLVIAVESETTVTAVATACGFVHLGDFAARFKDRFGSSPSAVLRAPRS is encoded by the coding sequence ATGTCGGTCGCACTGGTCGCTGATCTCGTGCGTCGCGATGGCACATCGCTTCTGGACTCCACCGACGAAGTCGACGCCGTTGTCGAAGCCTGCTCCACGACGCTGCGCCCTCACCGGCTCCAGATGAAGCACCGCGACGGACGACTCTCCGCGCGCCTCCACTCCCTGACCAGCGGCGCCGTCGCGCTGAGCCGACTCAACTACGGCGCCGACGTCACCATCTCGGAGATCCGACCTCAGCAGGATGAGTTCATCCTCGCCCTGCCCGTGGCTGGGCATGCACGTTTCCGCTACGGGTCGTCGACCGCCGTTGTCTCGCCGGGCTCGATGGCCGTGGTCGGTCCCTACGACGGCTTCACCCTAGAAATCACCCGGGAGTTCGACCAGGTCCTGGTGCGATTGGACCGCACACGCGTCGAGAGTGCTGCAGCCTTCCTCGCGGGGTCGGGTGAGCTGGGACCCGTGCACTTCGACCTGGCCGCCGGGAAGGTCAGTCCCGCACTCACCGGACTTGTCCAGGCGGCGCTCCAGGTGTCTGCGGACCCAGCCGTCGAGAGACGCCCACGCCTTACCTTCCAGCTGGAGCGGCTCATCATCGAAGCAACGCTGTTGGGGTGCAGGAACAACCTCAGCGCGGCCATGGCTGGCCCCTCAGAGCGGATTTCCTCCGACCGTGTCGCCCGCGCCCAGGACTTCATGGTCGCGAATCTCGCGGACCAGTTTTCACTCACTGCCGTTGCCCGGCACTGCAGCGTCAGCCTGCGGAGCTTGCAACTCGGATTTCGTCGTGAGCTCGACATGTCACCCGGCGAGTGGCTTCGAAACCAGCGGCTTGATCTCGCCCATGCGCAACTCGTGATCGCAGTCGAGTCAGAGACCACGGTCACTGCGGTCGCCACTGCGTGCGGATTCGTCCACCTCGGCGACTTCGCCGCGCGGTTCAAGGACAGGTTCGGCAGCTCCCCGTCGGCCGTGCTTCGCGCACCGCGGTCCTGA
- a CDS encoding alpha/beta fold hydrolase → MTGLAVEKWGSTGPRIVMVHGSLSSAAAAFGEQKVLSDRFQIIAPYRRGYSPSPPTEKIDPDRDAAEIVALLGDGAHLVGTSMGGVVAMRAAALAPDKVWSLTVIEPPALPNGAGRPAADALIEALRNHWAAADAADLDAFVAGFLKVLDVDLELPAPLPPALAEAVRNLTTERPWETGVPVDVLAETSFPKLVVTGGGTPGFEDVADALAEALNARRVLFDGSPHAVQRIGEPFNDELVTHLESAR, encoded by the coding sequence ATGACAGGGCTCGCCGTCGAGAAGTGGGGCAGCACCGGGCCCCGAATCGTGATGGTTCACGGGAGCCTGAGTTCGGCCGCCGCGGCCTTCGGGGAGCAGAAGGTCCTCTCGGACCGCTTCCAGATCATCGCCCCATACCGGCGCGGCTACAGCCCGAGTCCGCCAACGGAGAAGATCGATCCCGATCGAGACGCCGCAGAAATCGTCGCGCTCCTCGGCGACGGCGCGCACCTCGTCGGCACGTCAATGGGCGGCGTCGTCGCGATGCGAGCCGCGGCACTGGCGCCGGACAAGGTGTGGTCGCTGACCGTCATCGAGCCGCCGGCCCTGCCGAACGGTGCGGGGCGCCCGGCTGCCGACGCGCTCATCGAGGCACTGCGCAACCACTGGGCGGCGGCCGATGCCGCCGATCTGGATGCCTTCGTAGCCGGCTTTCTGAAGGTGCTCGACGTCGACCTCGAGCTGCCCGCTCCGCTCCCGCCAGCCCTGGCGGAGGCCGTGCGCAACCTGACGACCGAGCGCCCGTGGGAGACGGGAGTTCCTGTCGACGTCCTTGCCGAAACGTCCTTCCCCAAACTCGTCGTCACCGGCGGGGGCACGCCGGGCTTCGAGGATGTCGCGGATGCGCTCGCCGAGGCACTGAACGCGCGTCGAGTGCTCTTCGACGGCAGCCCACATGCGGTCCAGCGAATCGGAGAGCCGTTCAACGACGAGCTGGTCACTCACCTCGAATCGGCCCGTTGA
- a CDS encoding nuclear transport factor 2 family protein, protein MPLSVEDTLAIVSLSNAQMRSLDDHDVDAWVAAWVPDGTFIATYGTFAGHAEIRAFIDGHIAAGKEDGARHLMTNYVVDGDGDRATITCAVTKLQVEKPPFIIASGIYRDVVVRTDEGWRFESRQLDIDRGVFARAELAAAEIDGEAGVNA, encoded by the coding sequence ATGCCTCTCTCCGTGGAAGACACACTCGCCATCGTCTCGCTCTCAAACGCGCAGATGCGGTCACTCGATGACCATGACGTCGACGCGTGGGTTGCCGCCTGGGTTCCTGACGGCACCTTCATCGCGACCTACGGCACCTTCGCCGGCCATGCCGAGATCCGTGCCTTCATCGATGGCCACATCGCCGCCGGCAAGGAAGACGGCGCCCGCCACCTCATGACGAACTACGTCGTGGACGGCGACGGTGACCGCGCGACCATCACGTGTGCCGTGACGAAGCTCCAGGTCGAGAAGCCGCCCTTCATCATTGCTTCCGGGATCTACCGTGACGTCGTCGTGCGGACAGACGAGGGCTGGCGCTTCGAGTCGCGCCAGCTCGACATCGACCGGGGAGTCTTCGCCCGGGCGGAGCTGGCCGCCGCCGAGATTGACGGCGAAGCTGGAGTCAACGCATGA